The following is a genomic window from Hymenobacter sp. APR13.
TTCCGCAGGTGTGGCGGCGGGGTGCTGTTGCTGTTGTTGAGGCTGCGCCGGCCCGCGCCAACCGCCCGCGCGGTAGTGCGTACATAGAGCTGCGCTGATATTATTTCTTTTTCCGGATTGTGCTGAACGGACCCCGCCGCGGGCGGTGCGTCGGATGTGTGAACGGCACGGCCGCCCCGCAGGGCGCGGCCGGCCCCTGGCTTGTTTTCCTTTTTCTTTCTGACATGAATACTCTATCCGCAACGCGGCTGGGCCTGGTCACGGCTTTGTCGGTGGCCAGCTACGCCGCCTTTGCCCAAACCGTGCCCGTGACGGGCCGCGTAACCAGCAGCACCGGTCAGGGCCAGCCCGGCGTGACGGTGCTGGAACAAGGCACCAGCAACGGCACCAGCACCGACGCCGACGGCCGCTACCGCCTGAGCGTGCAGCCCAACGCCACGCTGGTGGTGTCGGCCATTGGCTCCGTGACGCAGCAGGTGCAACTCAACGGCCGCACCACGCTGGACGTGCGCCTGACCGACAACCAAACCGCCCTCAACGAGGTGGTCGTAACCGGCTCGCGGGCTACCGAAGGCCGCTCCAATATCCTGACCACGGCCCCGGTGGACGTTATTTCGGCCCGCGAAATCAAGGCCTACGCCCAGACCGACGTCACGCAGATCCTGACTTACATCGCGCCTTCGTTTCAGAGCACGCGCCAGACCGTGACCGACGGTACCGACTTCGTGGACCCCGCCTCGCTGCGCGGCCTCGGGCCCGACCAGGTGCTGGTGCTCGTGAACGGCAAGCGGCGGCACAGCTCGGCGCTGGTGAACATCAACGGCACGCCCGGCCGCGGCTCGGTGGGCACGGATATGAACGTTATTCCGCCGGCCGCCATCAAGCGGATTGAGGTGCTGCGCGACGGGGCGGCGGCCCAGTACGGCTCCGACGCCATTGCCGGCGTCATCAACATTCAGCTCAAAGACGACACCACCGGCGTGAACGTAAGCAGCACCGCCGGCCAAACCACCGAGAGCGACGGACAGCTGTTTCAGGCCGACGCCAACGCCGGTTTCGGGCTCAATAAGCGGGGCTTCGTGAACGTGAGCGGGCAGTTCAGCAACCGCAGCTACTTCGACCGCAGTGGCGCCGACACGGCCCCGCTCATCTACAAAGGCACCAGCGCCGGCAACTACCCCGGCGGCCTCACCAACGACCAGAAGCTGGCCCTCAAGGCCCAGGACGATGCGCTGGTTGCCCAGAACGGCTTCAACCGCCGCGACATCCGGGTAGGCGCTTCCGACACGCGCACCTACGGCGGCTTCCTGAACGCGGCTTACACGCTGCTGCCGGCCCAGGAGATGGAAGCCTACGTGGCCGGCGGCCTCACGCGCCGCACCGGCCGCGGCGGCGCCCTCTACCGCTTGCCCACCCAAACCACCCAAATCGACCTGGGCCTCTACCCGAACGGCTACCTGCCGTTCATCAACAGCACCGTGGATGACGCCTCGCTGATTACGGGCGTGCGGGGCCGGGTGCTGGGTTTCCAGGCCGACCTGAGCAACACCTACGGCCGCAACAGCCTGCGCTACGACATCAGCAATACGCTCAACGCCTCGCTGCCGCTGGGCACCAGCCCCACCGAGTTCTACGCCGGCGAGCTGCTGTTTCAGCAGAATACCGTGAACCTGGGCTTCTCGCGCAAGTTCCTGGATATGCCGGTGCTGAGCACTCTCAACGTGGCCTTCGGGGGCGAATTCCGGGTGGATAACTTCCAGATTGAAGCCGGCGAGCTGGGCTCCTACGCCAACGGCCTCAATGAGCAGGGCCGCATCATCACGCCGGCGTCGGGCAACACGGCCGCTACGTACGCGGCGGCGGGTTCGCAGGGCTTTGCCGGCTACCGCCCGCAGGATGCCACGGACCGCTCGCGCACCAACGTGGCCGGCTACCTCGACCTGGAAAGCGACATCACCGAAAAGCTGCTGGTGAGCGTGGCCGGCCGCGCCGAGCGCTACTCCGATTTTGGGGGCAACGTGAGCGGCAAGCTGGCCGCCCGCTACAGCGTGCTGCCCGATGTGGCCGTGCGCGGCGCCATCAGCAACGGCTTCCGGGCGCCTTCGCTGCAGCAGCGCTACTTCACCAACTCCAGCACCCAGTTCAACAGCGGCGAGCTGCGCGAAGTGCTGACCACCAACAACGACAGCCCGCTCACGCGCGCCTTCGGTATTGGCTCCCTGAAGCAGGAAAAATCCACGAACTACAGCCTGGGCCTGACGGCGCGGGTGCTGCGCACCATTACGCTTACCGTGGATGCCTACCAGATTGACATCCGGGACCGAATCGTGCTCAGCAGCCAGTACAACCGCGGCAACGCGGCTGTAGCTCAGATTCTGGGCACGCTGCCGGTGCAGGGCATCCAGTTCTTTGCCAACGCCGTGAACACCCGCACCCGCGGCCTCGACGTGGTGGCCAACGAGCGCCTGACCCTGGGCACCGACAGCCGCCTGACTTTGACGGCCGCCGCCAACTTCAACGCCACTACGGTGCGCAGCTTCAACAGCTCCGGCTTCATCGATGCCAACCCCACGCTGCAGAACACGCTGTTTGACCGGGCCCAGCGGACGCGCCTCGAAAACGGCCAGCCGCGCAGCAAAATCAACCTGAGCGCCGACTACGGCTACAAAATCTTTGCGGTGAACCTGCGCACCGTGCGCTTCGGCGAGGTGCAGACCAAGGACGCCAACCCCGACCGCGCCTTCATCGACCAGACGTTTTCGGCCAAGTGGATTACCGACTTCGTGCTCAGCGCCCAGGTGCTGAAGAACGTGGGCGTGAGCGTGGGCGTCAACAACCTGTTCGATGTGTACCCCGACCGCCTCTACCAGGACCCCAACAACAACCCGCAAAGCCTGGCCTACTCCACCCTCGACGCCACCAACCGGGGCCGGTTCCTGTACAGCTCCAACCAGTTCGGCTACAGCGGTGCCTTCTACTTCTGCCGCTTGAACCTGACTTTGTAGTCATCTGGAAGCAGGCCCGTTAGGTTCTGCTGCCGAATATCCCACGACCCGGAATAGGCCTTGTGCTTATTCCGGGTCGTATTTTTTCAGGACCAGCGGGAAGATGACCAGCTCGCCGTAGAAGGCGCCGGCCACGGCAATGGCTGTGAGCAGGCCGAACAGCTGCACGGTTTTCAGCGAGCCCAGCGTCATGACGGCGTAGCCCAGAAACAGCACCACGCTGGTCAGGACGATGGTGGGGCCGACGTGCGCAATGGTGGTGAGGCGGGCCTGGGCGGGTGTGAAGCCGTGGCGGCGGTGCTGCTGGTAGCTGTACACGAAATGGATGGTGTCATCGACGCACAAGCTGAGCACGATGGAGGCAATGCTGGCCGTGGCCGTGTCGAGCGGGATGCCCAGCCAGCCCATGGCGCCCAGCAGCACCAGCACCGGAAACAGGTTGGGAATGACGGTGAGCAGCGCCAGCCGGAAGCTGCGGATAAACGCCCACGTCAGGGCAAACACCAGCACAAAGGACAGCAGCAGGCTGTTGGTCTGCGACTCGGTGACGTAGGCCACAATGCCGGCGTAGAGCGGCTGGTAGCCGGCCGGCCGCACCGTGGCCACCCGCCCCAGCGTGGCCTGCGCAATCAGCAGCAGCGTATCTACCTTGGCCGTGAGCTGCCGCGCCGACAGCATCCGGCCTGAAACCGTGACGCGGCCGGTGCCGGAAGGCGCGTGCACAAACTGCGCCAGCAGCGCCGGAAACTCCAGCCCCAGCTGCCGCTCCACGGCGTGTAGCGCGCCCTGGCTGGCCCGCAAACGGGTGGCTTTGTCCCCAACCTGGGCTTCGAGGCCGGCCTGATACAAAGAGTGA
Proteins encoded in this region:
- a CDS encoding TonB-dependent receptor, producing MNTLSATRLGLVTALSVASYAAFAQTVPVTGRVTSSTGQGQPGVTVLEQGTSNGTSTDADGRYRLSVQPNATLVVSAIGSVTQQVQLNGRTTLDVRLTDNQTALNEVVVTGSRATEGRSNILTTAPVDVISAREIKAYAQTDVTQILTYIAPSFQSTRQTVTDGTDFVDPASLRGLGPDQVLVLVNGKRRHSSALVNINGTPGRGSVGTDMNVIPPAAIKRIEVLRDGAAAQYGSDAIAGVINIQLKDDTTGVNVSSTAGQTTESDGQLFQADANAGFGLNKRGFVNVSGQFSNRSYFDRSGADTAPLIYKGTSAGNYPGGLTNDQKLALKAQDDALVAQNGFNRRDIRVGASDTRTYGGFLNAAYTLLPAQEMEAYVAGGLTRRTGRGGALYRLPTQTTQIDLGLYPNGYLPFINSTVDDASLITGVRGRVLGFQADLSNTYGRNSLRYDISNTLNASLPLGTSPTEFYAGELLFQQNTVNLGFSRKFLDMPVLSTLNVAFGGEFRVDNFQIEAGELGSYANGLNEQGRIITPASGNTAATYAAAGSQGFAGYRPQDATDRSRTNVAGYLDLESDITEKLLVSVAGRAERYSDFGGNVSGKLAARYSVLPDVAVRGAISNGFRAPSLQQRYFTNSSTQFNSGELREVLTTNNDSPLTRAFGIGSLKQEKSTNYSLGLTARVLRTITLTVDAYQIDIRDRIVLSSQYNRGNAAVAQILGTLPVQGIQFFANAVNTRTRGLDVVANERLTLGTDSRLTLTAAANFNATTVRSFNSSGFIDANPTLQNTLFDRAQRTRLENGQPRSKINLSADYGYKIFAVNLRTVRFGEVQTKDANPDRAFIDQTFSAKWITDFVLSAQVLKNVGVSVGVNNLFDVYPDRLYQDPNNNPQSLAYSTLDATNRGRFLYSSNQFGYSGAFYFCRLNLTL